CGACTCAATCCCTTTAATCTCCTCTTCCGGCACGCGGAAGTAGTCCTTGCTCAGAATGGCGAGATCCGCCAGTTGACCCGCTTTGATCTGGCCTTTTTTCCCCTGTTCGCTGGAGAACCAGGCGCTACCCTGCGTCCACAGCAGCAGGGCGGTATCGCGATCGAGGCGGGCGCTGTGATCGTACATCTGCATGCCGCCGACGGTACGGCCGGAAACCAGCCAGTAGAGCGCCGTCCACGGGTTGTAGCTCGCCACGCGGGTGGCGTCGGTGCCCAGACCAACCGGTACACCGTTTTCCAGCATTTTCGCCACCGGCGGCGTCTGTTTGGTGGCCTGCTGGCCGTAGCGCTCAGCGAAATATTCGCCCTGGAACGCCATGCGGTGCTGAACGGCGATACCGCCGCCGAGCGCTTTTACACGTTCGATATTGGCTTCGGTAATGGTTTCCGCGTGATCAAAGAACCAGTGCAGGCCATTGAACGGGATCTCGCGGTTCACTTTTTCGAACACGTCGAGCATGCGGCTGATGGATTCGTTATAAGTCGCGTGCAGACGGAACGGCCAGCGGTGCTCAACCAGATGACGCACCACGCGCTCCAGCTCCTCTTCCATTCCCGGCGCCAGATCCGGGCGCGGTTCGAGGAAATCTTCAAAATCCGCCGCCGAGAAGACCAGCATTTCGCCCGCGCCGTTATGGCGGAAGAAATCGCTGCCCTGGCCCGGCGTCAGCATGTCGGTCCATTTCTCAAAATCTTCCAGTTCATGGCCGGGGCGCTGCGTAAACAGGTTGTAGGCGATGCGGATCGTCATCTGCTTTTTCTCATGCAGTTCGGCGATCACCGCGTAATCTTCCGGGTAGTTCTGGAAACCGCCGCCGGCATCAATGGCGCTGGTCAGCCCCAGACGGTTCAGCTCGCGCATAAACTGGCGGGTGGAGTTAACTTGCTGTTCCAGCGGCAATTTCGGCCCTTTGGCCAGCGTGGCGTAGAGGATCATCGCATTCGGGCGGGCAATCAGCATGCCGGTCGGATTACCGTTGCTGTCGCGCTGGATCTCGCCGCCCGGCGGGTTTGGCGTATCGCGGGTATAACCCACCACTTTCAGCGCCGCGCGGTTGAGCAGGGCGCGATCGTAGAGGTGCAGAATAAAGACCGGGGTATCAGGCGCAGCTTCGTTGATTTCATCCAGCGTCGGCATACGGCGCTCCGCAAACTGGAACTCTGTCCAGCCGCCCACTACGCGCACCCACTGCGGCGACGGCGTGCGCAATGCCTGTTCTTTCAGCATACGTAACGCATCGGCCAGCGACGGAACGCCTTCCCAGCGCAGTTCGAGGTTGTAGTTAAGCCCGCCGCGAATCAGGTGCAGGTGCGAGTCGTTTAATCCGGGGATCGCCGTATGGCCGTGTAAATCGACAACTTTGGTGCCTTCGCCGCGGTATGCCATCACCTCGGCTTCACTGCCCACTTTAACGAATTTTCCGTCACGGATGGCGACCGCGTCGGCGAGCGGGTTTTCGCGATCAACGGTGTGAAACTGGCCATTGAGCAATATCAGTTCTGCATGTGCGAGCAAATCCATACTTCCTCCAGTCTGGCGGCCCTGTTGAGCCGATAAGCATCTGGAATGAATTATGTAAAGCGCGGCGGAGAAAAGACCAGTTGTACCAAAGTATAGGTATACGAAAGGATAGTTATACCATCAGATAATAGTCGGGCCGGGGGAGCGCAGCCTACCATGCAGCCACCGATAGCGAAGCCCTGTCGTTTGCTGTCTGAACGTAGCTCCAGCTCCTTTAACCTAATGGGTGTAAATATGACAACCTCAAAGCTTGAAGTCCTGACCCCGGCTAACTGTCAGTTAATCTTTATCGATCACCAGCCTCAGATGGCCTTTGGCGTACAGTCCATTGACCGCCAGGTTCTGAAAAACAACACCGTTGCGCTGGCGAAAGCCGCCAAAGTGTTCAACATCCCGACCATCATCACCACCGTTGAAACCGAGAGTTTCTCCGGCAATACCTACCCGGAACTGCTGGATGTATTCCCGGAGAAGGACATTCTGGAACGTACTTCTATGAACTCCTGGGACGATCAGAAAGTGCGTGACGCGCTGGCTGCCAACGGCAAACGCAAAGTGGTGGTCTCCGGCCTGTGGACCGAAGTGTGCAACAACACCTTCTCCCTGTGCGCGATGCTGGAAGGCGATTACGAAATCTATATGGTGGCGGACGCCTCTGGCGGCACCTCAAAAGAAGCGCACGACTACGCAATGCAGCGCATGATCCAGGCGGGCGTGATCCCGGTAACCTGGCAGCAGGTGATGCTGGAGTGGCAGCGCGACTGGGCGCACCGCGAAACCTATGACGCAGTGATGGCGATTGTCAAAGAGCACTCCGGCGCCTACGGCATGGGCGTGGATTACGCCTACACCATGGTGCATAAAGCGCCGTCCCGCGCCAAAGCGGGTCACCGCACGCTGGCGCCGGTTCCGGCACGCTAAGCAGCACGCTGGCCGGTATTTGCCGGTCAGCATTTCCCTTTTCGGCAGGAGTTTGCCATGAGTATCGGACTGATTTCCTTTGCCGCAGGCGTGCTGATTGGCGTGATGTACGCGCTGCTGAAGGTACGTTCTCCTGCGCCGCCAGCGATTGCGCTGGTTGGGCTGCTCGGCATGCTGGTGGGTGAAGGGCTGATCGCCACGTTAATGACCCACACAATGGCGGGGTAAACCCATGAAAACCTGGATCGTTTCTCTCCTGGTCGGTCTTCTGGCTGGCGTTATTTATGCTTTACTGGGGGTTCGCTCACCCGCACCGCCGGTGGTTGCTCTACTCGGATTGTTCGGCATGCTGGTGGGGGAGCAACTCGTACCGATAACCCGCCGTCTGCTGGCCCGACAGCCGCTGACTATGGCGTGGTTCCGCCATGAGTGTGTACCGAAAATTAGCGGTGCGCCGCAGCCTGAACCTCCAGACTCGCCGCCGCGCCAGGATACCTGAGGCCAGAGGAAATCGCATGACGCAACCCCGGCGTATTGCCATTGTTGATGATGAACCTTCCGTCCGTAGCGGACTGAGTAATTTGCTGCAATCGGAGGGCTACGCCACGATAGCATTTCCCTCGGCGGAAGCGTTTCTCAACGACGGCCCGGCGCGGCCTGCGATTGCGCTGGTGATCGCGGATCTCAAACTGAAAGGCATGAGCGGCGCAATGATGTTTGAGAGATTGCAGCTTAGCCCGGCACCGCCGCCGGTGATCTTTATCTCCGGCCACGACGACGAAACCTGGCAACGGTACGCGGGCAAACCCGGTGCCGTTGCTTTTTTGCGCAAACCCATCGATATCGATATCCTCCTTGAATATGTTCAGCGTGTGCTGAGCAACAGTGAGGATAATCCATGAGCGACGCTTCACCTCTTCCGTTGTGGCCGGAAACCGGAGAACACAACGCTGGACAGCCTTTTACTGTGCAGGATGACGCCATCTATACGCCGCTGGCGCAGGAAGGATGCATAGCCTGGATGAATGCCCATTACCCGTGGGCCAGTGACGCCTTTATCCTTGCCACCGCCGTCAGCGACGAAGCCGAACCGCGCGCCAGCCAGTTGCTGAAAAATGAGCTGGCGCTGCGCGCGCAACTGGAGAGTAGCTGGGCGGTCACGCCCGTCGCCAGCGCGCAATATCATGGCCGTTTCGCGCTGGTCTATCCGGCATTTGCTTTTGAAACGCTCACCCGGATGATCGCTCTGCCAATGGCCTCCATCGCCAGTTGGCTGGCGCTGGCCTTACGTATCTGCGCGCCGCTGCGCCAGATGCATCGCCGCAATCTCATTCACGGCGATATCAAGCCGGGAAACATTTTTCTCAGCGGGGAGCGCTGCCGTCTCGGCGGATTTGGCCTTGCCACCAGCAGCAGTGAAGCGCAGGCGCAAAACTGGCTGCCGCTTTCCGGCGGCACGCTGGCGTATATGTCACCGGAACACACCACCCGCACCCATCATGCCGTTGACAGCCGCAGCGATCTCTACAGTCTGGGCATTGTTCTGTATGAATTACTGACCGGCGTGCTGCCGTTCGATCTGTCCGAAGGCGGGCAGGCAGAGTGGACGCTGCATCATATTGCCTCTGAACCTGCCGCGCCGCACAGCCTGCGGGAAGGGCTACCGCCGATGCTGTCAACCATCCTGCTGAAGCTGCTGGCCAAATCGCCGGAGAAACGTTACCAGACCATCGATGGTCTGATCGCCGATCTGCGCCGCTGCCAGGCCACGCTGACGCCGGAGCAGGGCATTCCGGCGTTTACGCCCGGTTTACAGGATCGTTCCCCGTCGCTGCATTTTGCCAATACGTTGTACCGTGCGCATCCGCAGGCGGGCGAGCTGGTTGCGGCGCTGGAAGAGGTCAACCACAGCGGCAAACAGATGCTGGTCACCCTTAGCGGCCCGTCCGGGATGGGTAAATCATCGCTGATGGCCTCAGCGCTGAAACTGTTTCTGCAACGCCCGACGCTGATCGCGCTTGGCAAAGTGGAGCAGTACAGCGCGGTGCTGCCGCTTGGCGCGTTAACGGCAGCATTTCGCTCGCTGGCACTGCATTTACTGGGGTTGCCCGCCGAAGAGGTGGCGCGCTGGAAATCGCGGCTCTCCATCGCGCTGGCCGGGTATGAAGGGCTGGCGGTAAGTCTCGCGCCGGAACTGGGTCTGTTGCTGGAGAGTAAACCCGCGCCTTTCGTTGACAGCGTCACGCTGGATGCCCGCGCGCGCTTTAATCATATGGTATTGCGCCTGGTGAGTGTGTTTGCCTCGCCCGGTTGCCCGCTGGTAATACTGATCGACAATCTGCACTGGATCGATGACGCCAGCCTGCAACTGCTGGAGTATCTGTTGCAGCACAGCCACGCCTTGCCGCTGCTGATGGTGGTATCGCACCGCGATCTGCCGTCGCTCGGGGATGAGGAGTTTGCCGCCACGCTCGCACGCCTGCGCAGCGTCGCCCGGCGAACGATGACGTGCGAGCCGCAACCGCTCTCCGCCAAAGCCGTGGCGCGCTGGTTGGCGATCGTTTTTCAGACCCGCCCGGCATCGACCGTTGATCTGGCCAAACTGATCCATGAAAAAACCGGCGGTAATCCGCTGTTTGCCCATGAATTTTTTAAACGCATCGTTGAAGACGGGCTGGTGAGTCATAACAGCTATCAGGGGCGCTGGCACTACGATCTGGCGGCGATTCGCGCCCGTTACTACAGTGAAAACGTCATTAGCCTGGTGCTGCAACAACTGGAACAGATGCCGGAGGAAACCCGTACGCTGCTTGCTCATCTGGCCTGTCTTGGCAGCGCAGGCGAAGTGTTACTGGCAAGCCGCATACTGGAGAGGACGCCTGGCGAGATACGTTTGCACCTGCACCCGGCAGTGTCCGTGCAGTTAATTACCCTCAACGCCGACGAATACGCCTTTACCCATGAGCGCATTCAGCAGGCGGCAAGCGCCTTGCTGTCTTCGTCCGTGTGCCGTCAGTTACATCTGCGGGCCGCCAGCCTGCTGGCCGATGAAGCGCGACAAACCCCTGGTAACGAGATCCTGTTTCGCACCATCCACCATGTCACGGCGGCGATCGACAATATCCAGCCTGCGCCACAGCGGCAGAAGTTCAGCGAACTTTGCGCCCTTGCTGCCCGACAGGCCAGACGCAGCGGGGATTACGCTTCCGCGCTGGGCTATTTACAGACCGCACGCGCGCTCAGCGCCGACAGCGACGATCTCTTCGCGATCGATTTACAGCGGGCAGAGTGCGAACTTCTGTTGGGCCATCTCGCTACCGCACGCGCATCGTGCGAAACGCTGCTGGCCTCGCCGGGCGGGCTGGTGGAAAAAGCCCATGCCGCCAGCGTACTGGCGGAAGTGCATATCCGCCGCTCCAGCTATTCACCAGCGCTCGACACCACGCTGAGCTGGCTCTCCGTGTTCGGTATTCATATAAGCCGACAGCCGGACGATGCCGAGTGCGACGACGCCTGGCAGGAGATCTCCTCCCTTATTGGAACGCACCCCATCAGCACGTTTATGGCATTGCCGCGCATGAACCACCGCGAAACGGATGTGCTGATGAACCTGTTGGGAAGCGCCAGTCTGTACGCCAGTTTTATCTGTCCTCGCCTGCATTTCCTGCTGCTCTGCCGGATACTGCAACTGACGCTGGAGCGCGGGCTGACGGGCGCATCCACCGTCGCGCTGGCGTGGTTTGGCGTCATGATCGGCGAGCGTTATGGCGAGTATGAGCAGGGCTTTCGCTACGGCACGCTGGCGCAGGACCTGGTCACGCGCCACGGTTTTCATGATTACGCCGCTAAAACTCTGGTGGCGCTGGGGCGCAGCAGCGTCTGGATCCAGCCGTTGTCGTATACCGTCCAGTGCGCCAAAAACTGTTTCACCGCTGCGGTTGCGCATGGCGATCTCACCATTGCCTGTTTCGCTTCCTTCCGTGAGGTCACCAACAGCCTGGTCTGCGGCGACCCGCTTGATGTGGTACTGAGTCATATAGAGCGCGGGCTGGCGTTCATACACGAGACGCGTTTTTCGGATATGGATACCATCCTGCTGTTACAACGTCACTTTGTTGAATACCTGCGAACACCCCAGCAGGTATTTAGCGGTAAAGCGGTGCTCCCGGAGTCTCTGCTACCGGCAACACCGCCGCCGCCCATGCTGTTCTGGTTCTGGCTTTATCGCGGAATGGCACACTTTTTTGCCGGGGAATATGCGCAGGCGGAAAGCAGCCTGCTGGAAGCGGGGCGCTTCGCCTGGGCCGCGCCCGGACACGTCAATCTGCTCGATTACCATCTCTACAGCGCGTTGTCGCTGTCGATGCAACTGACACCGGATACCTTTTCCGCCGCGCACCGCCAGCGTCTTAATCAGCACTACAACCCGATCGCACGCTGGGCGCGACTCAATCCGTCGACCTTCAGCGACAAAGAGGCGCTGCTGTACGCCGAGATCGTGCGGCTCGATGGGATGAACAGTATCGCCATTGGTCAGTATGAGAAAGCCATCAAGCTGTCGCGCGAAGCGGGCTTTAACCCGAGCAACGCGCTGGCGCACGAACTGGCCGGGCACTTTGCCCGCACCTGCGGTTATCCTACGATTGCCGATGCCTGGTTTCGCGGGGCAATCGCCGCCTGGGGCCGCGTCGGCGCGCACGGCAAAGTGCGCCAGCTCGAACAGACGCACCCGCACCTTGTCGCGAAAGCGGCCAGCACGCCGTATGACACCATTGCTTTTGCGCAAAATGATGAAATTCGCGATCTGCAAAGCATTATCAAGGCCTCACGCGCACTCTCCGAAGAGATCAATCTTGAGCGGCTGATCCAGATCCTGATGACCATGCTGCTGGAGCGGGCAGGTGCACAGCGCGGCCTGTTAATCCGCGTGCTGGATGACACTATCCCGTTGATTGAAGCCAGCGCGCACACCAGCAACGAAGGGGTGCGCGTACAGGTACTAAACGAAACGCCGCTGGCAACGGATTTACCGCTGTCGGTGCTGGCGGCGGTGATCCGCACCGGGCAGGAGATCCGCACCGGCAGGCCGGAAGAGTACAGCCCGTTCAGCCAGGATCCCTATCTGGTGACCTCTGGCGCGGCCGTAATGTGCGTGCCGATGTTTAAACAGGCTCGGCTGGTGGGGGCGCTCTATCTGGAAAATCGCCTGATGCCAGACGTGTTTACCGCCGGGCACTCCCGGGTGGTAAACCTGCTTGGCGCACATGCAGCGGTTTCGCTGGAAACGGCGCGTCTGTACGCCGAACTACTGGAGGAGAATATTCAGCGCCGCCGGGTGGAAAAAGAGCTGCGTGCCAGCCAGACCTCGTTGATGCTCGGCGAGCAGATTAGCCACACCGGAACCTGGCGCTGGGAGCTGGAGCAGGATCTGATGCATATGTCGGATGAGTATGCACGCATCCTGGGGCTACCGGAGAAACGCAAGCTGATCTCGATGGCCGAGTTTCTCACCTATGTGCATCCTGACGACCACGCGCACATCAGTGCGCTGGTGACCCGCAGCGTCGCGCAGGGGTTAACCATGCAGGCGGAATTCCGTATTATCCGCGCCGACGGCGAGGTGCGTTATATTCTCGGCATTGGCGATCCGGTAGCGGCCAGCGGTGAAACGGTGCATGAATACTTTGGCACCATTACCGATATCACCGCCCAACGGCAAAATGAAGATGCAGTACGCGTGGCGCAGGCCGAACTGGCGCGCGTTTCGCGGGCAACCACCGTCGGGCAACTCACCTCGTCAATTGCCCATGAGATTAACCAGCCGCTGATGTCAATTGTCTCCAATGCGGGTGCCAGCCTGCGCTGGCTTAACCGCGATCCGCTGCCGATTGAAAACATCCGTAGCGGGCTGGAGGAAATTATTAGTGAAGGGCAACGCGCAGGCGAGGTGATCCGCAGCCTGCAATCTCTGACGCGCCGCCAGCCGCCGGTGTTTGAACGCCTCGATCTGCACGCGCTGCTGCACCATATTCTGACCCTGTCGCGCAGCGAACTTGAGCGGCGGCATATTGCTGTCGATTACCGGTTACAGGCCGCCAACAGCCTGTTTTGCGGCGACAGCGTGCAGATCCAGCAAGTGCTGTTGAACCTGGTGATGAATGCCATTGAAGCGATGGCCGAGGTGGATTCGCGCCCGCGGGTGCTGACGCTCAGCACGCAGAACCCGCAGCCGGGTGAACTGCTGTGCGCCATTGCCGATACCGGCAGCGGAATGGATGCCGAAGTGCAGGCCCGGCTGTTTGAATCGTTCTACACCACTAAAGCGCAGGGAATGGGGATGGGGCTGACCATCAGTTACACCATTATTGAACGGCATCAGGGGAAACTGACCGCGCAGGCAAGAACGCCGTTTGGCAGTCTGTTCTCCTTTACCTTGCCCGCCAGCGATTAACGGCTGCGGGACTTGGCGATTTGCAGGCTTCCGGCGGCATGCACCAGATCCGCCAGCGAGCGGGCCTGCATTTTGTCCATCACCCGGCGGCGATGCACTTTGACGGTGATTTCACTGACGCCCAGCTCGGCGGCGATCTGCTTATTCAGCAAGCCGCTGATCGCCAGTTCAAACACTTCCTGTTCGCGCGGCGTTAAAGAGAGGTGGCGCTGCTTGAGCGCGAAGTTCGCCTGCTGCTGTTCAAACTCCTGCTCGGCGCCTTTCAGGGCATCCACCACCGCAGCCAGCAAACGCTCCGGCTCCACCGGTTTAGTCAGAAACTCACGCGCACCGGCTTTCATTGCCTGAACGGTTAGCGGAATGGTGCCAAACCCCGTCAGAAAGATAATTGGCAGCTCGCGCCCGCGATCTTTTAACGCGCTGGCAACATCAAAACCATTCACCACCGGCATGTTTAAATCGAGGATCAAACAGGCCGGAACGCCGACAAGGGGATGAGAGAGAAATGACTCCGCAGACGCGAAGTCGATGGCGCGGTAACCTTCGGATGCCAACAGCCGGACAATTGATTTTCTGACGGCATTATCATCATCGACAACATAAACGACAGGTTCCATGATCTTTCGGCCTCACAGGGGCGACGAGCCTGAAAATGCACGTCTTTCAGTTTGCAGGCTGATACTGATAACATAATTTTTAACCGGATGAAATAACGAGAAATTCCTTACAAACTGTGTGATTTTTATTCAGGTAAACAGCGATTTTTCACGCTAGTTGACGGCATCGTTTCTCAGCGCGACTTTCGAATGAAATTTGCGCTAAGGCATTGAATGTTGCACATCGTTTAATCAAATGTTGCGTAAATGGCGTTACTGTCAACCAACGCAATCATCTCCTGCTTTACCATCTCACCGCAAAAAAATAAGATTAATCCTACGCTGACAACCCTTACGCCAGTACAGCGCAAAACACAGCGAATCAGATAGCCATAATGTTTTCAGGCTACGGTTCCATGTTAGGTTTCACAGGGCACCATGAAACTCGTAATACAAAAGGAGATGTATTATGAAAAAATTCAACGCATTACTCTCAATTCTGTTATTTGGATTATCGATGAATATCGCGGCAGCGCCCCCGGAAAGGAGCAGCGAACCTGACTGGAACGAGGTGTGTCATATCCTTTGCCTGGCCGGTGAAGGCGGAGCTGCCTGCAACTGCGATCTCATTCCCTGATTGCCGCCAGCCGTAACCCCGAAGGAGATGGCAAATTCAGGCGCCATCTCCTTTTTATTGGGTGCTGCATTCTCTGGCAGACGCCTTTCCCTGAATGTTGCGGGCGAAAAAAAACCGAACACAGCGCAGGCTGGTATTGATATGGTAAATATCATTTTCAGCAAAGGAGCGCCTATGACGATCAGACTGGCAGTGCCTGAAGAAGCCGAAACGTTGTGGCACATTCGCAACGCAGCGATCCAGCAGGGGTGTAAAGCGGTCTATTCACCGGAGGTGATCGAGGCCTGGACACCGCAAGCCATGCCGGACAATTACCGCGTGGTGATCGAAGAGAACCCGTTCTATGTTGCCGTCACGCCGGAGAATATCCCCGTTGCCAGCGGGTATCTCGATCTGCGCACCGGCAGTGTGGAAGCCATTTTCACTCTGCCGCAGTGGAGCGGCAGAGGTCTGGCCTCGGCCATCATCGCTGCGCTGAAGCAGGAAGCGCGACGTCGCGGTTTTACCCGCCTGACGCTGGCATCAACGCCGAATGCCTGCCGTTTCTATCAGCAGCAGGGCTTTCGCGTTATCCAGGAAAACCGGTATCACTCAAAAATGGCGCGAGCCGATCTGCGCTGCTTCGATATGGAATGCGAACTGATCCCAGGAGAATAATGATGTCCGACATCAAAACCCTCGCCAGCACCGAAGTTTACCGCAATAAATGGATGCGCCTGCGTGAAGACCGTATTCTGCGCGCCGACGGCAATGAAGGGATCTATTCCGTGGTGGAGAAACCCGACTTCGTGGTGATCATTGCCCGCGAGGACGATGCGCTGTACATCGTTGAGCAGTACCGTTACCCGATTGGCAAACGCACTCTCGAACTGCCGCAGGGATCGTGGGAGTGCGCGCCTGACGAAGATCCGCTGCGCGTCGCCGCCGGGGAACTTCAGGAAGAGACCGGGCTGGTGGCCGGGCGTATGCGCCATGTCGGCTATCAAAAACTGGCGCAGGGCTACTCCAGCCAGGGTTACCATATCTTTCTCGCAGAAGATCTGACCCAGCATCAAACCTCGCTGGATCAGGAAGAAGTCGGCCTGACGGCGCGTAAGATAACACTGCGCGAATTTGAAGCGCTGATCGCCGAAGGCGCAGTCAGCGACGCTACGTCGGTTACTGCGTATCTGCTGGCGAAGCTGAAAGGGATGCTGTCATGAGTCGCTCTGAGGCCGCCAGCGCCATTCTTTCCCTCTATCAACGCCACGCCGCTGCGTTCGCGCAGCAACGTTCGCAAACGCTGTTTGAAAAAAGCTGGCTGGAGAAATTCGCCGCGTGCTTACCGGAGAATGGGCGGATTCTGGATATTGGCTGCGGCAACGGTCAACCCATCGCCGCATGGTTTATCGCCCAGGGCTTTCATCTCACCGGCGTGGACGGCGCGCCAGCGATGCTGGAAAGGGCCCGGCAGACGTTTCCGTCTGCGCGCTGGGTTCACCAGGATATGCGCCAGCTTGCGCTGGCGCAAACCTTCGACGGCCTGATCGCCTGGGACAGCTTTTTCCATCTGACGCAGAACGATCAGCGCAGCATGTTTGCCCGCTTTGCCCGC
The Kosakonia oryzae genome window above contains:
- a CDS encoding amidohydrolase, with the translated sequence MDLLAHAELILLNGQFHTVDRENPLADAVAIRDGKFVKVGSEAEVMAYRGEGTKVVDLHGHTAIPGLNDSHLHLIRGGLNYNLELRWEGVPSLADALRMLKEQALRTPSPQWVRVVGGWTEFQFAERRMPTLDEINEAAPDTPVFILHLYDRALLNRAALKVVGYTRDTPNPPGGEIQRDSNGNPTGMLIARPNAMILYATLAKGPKLPLEQQVNSTRQFMRELNRLGLTSAIDAGGGFQNYPEDYAVIAELHEKKQMTIRIAYNLFTQRPGHELEDFEKWTDMLTPGQGSDFFRHNGAGEMLVFSAADFEDFLEPRPDLAPGMEEELERVVRHLVEHRWPFRLHATYNESISRMLDVFEKVNREIPFNGLHWFFDHAETITEANIERVKALGGGIAVQHRMAFQGEYFAERYGQQATKQTPPVAKMLENGVPVGLGTDATRVASYNPWTALYWLVSGRTVGGMQMYDHSARLDRDTALLLWTQGSAWFSSEQGKKGQIKAGQLADLAILSKDYFRVPEEEIKGIESVLTVVGGDIVYAAGQFGPLAPPAIPVVPEWSPVVKVPGHYRSAPPQAARVGLAAGVHHCSGPCGVHVHQHDIARGNAMPVSDENAFWGALGCSCFAF
- a CDS encoding hydrolase, whose protein sequence is MTTSKLEVLTPANCQLIFIDHQPQMAFGVQSIDRQVLKNNTVALAKAAKVFNIPTIITTVETESFSGNTYPELLDVFPEKDILERTSMNSWDDQKVRDALAANGKRKVVVSGLWTEVCNNTFSLCAMLEGDYEIYMVADASGGTSKEAHDYAMQRMIQAGVIPVTWQQVMLEWQRDWAHRETYDAVMAIVKEHSGAYGMGVDYAYTMVHKAPSRAKAGHRTLAPVPAR
- a CDS encoding DUF1427 family protein yields the protein MSIGLISFAAGVLIGVMYALLKVRSPAPPAIALVGLLGMLVGEGLIATLMTHTMAG
- a CDS encoding XapX domain-containing protein, whose product is MKTWIVSLLVGLLAGVIYALLGVRSPAPPVVALLGLFGMLVGEQLVPITRRLLARQPLTMAWFRHECVPKISGAPQPEPPDSPPRQDT
- a CDS encoding response regulator transcription factor; the protein is MTQPRRIAIVDDEPSVRSGLSNLLQSEGYATIAFPSAEAFLNDGPARPAIALVIADLKLKGMSGAMMFERLQLSPAPPPVIFISGHDDETWQRYAGKPGAVAFLRKPIDIDILLEYVQRVLSNSEDNP
- a CDS encoding AAA family ATPase, producing the protein MSDASPLPLWPETGEHNAGQPFTVQDDAIYTPLAQEGCIAWMNAHYPWASDAFILATAVSDEAEPRASQLLKNELALRAQLESSWAVTPVASAQYHGRFALVYPAFAFETLTRMIALPMASIASWLALALRICAPLRQMHRRNLIHGDIKPGNIFLSGERCRLGGFGLATSSSEAQAQNWLPLSGGTLAYMSPEHTTRTHHAVDSRSDLYSLGIVLYELLTGVLPFDLSEGGQAEWTLHHIASEPAAPHSLREGLPPMLSTILLKLLAKSPEKRYQTIDGLIADLRRCQATLTPEQGIPAFTPGLQDRSPSLHFANTLYRAHPQAGELVAALEEVNHSGKQMLVTLSGPSGMGKSSLMASALKLFLQRPTLIALGKVEQYSAVLPLGALTAAFRSLALHLLGLPAEEVARWKSRLSIALAGYEGLAVSLAPELGLLLESKPAPFVDSVTLDARARFNHMVLRLVSVFASPGCPLVILIDNLHWIDDASLQLLEYLLQHSHALPLLMVVSHRDLPSLGDEEFAATLARLRSVARRTMTCEPQPLSAKAVARWLAIVFQTRPASTVDLAKLIHEKTGGNPLFAHEFFKRIVEDGLVSHNSYQGRWHYDLAAIRARYYSENVISLVLQQLEQMPEETRTLLAHLACLGSAGEVLLASRILERTPGEIRLHLHPAVSVQLITLNADEYAFTHERIQQAASALLSSSVCRQLHLRAASLLADEARQTPGNEILFRTIHHVTAAIDNIQPAPQRQKFSELCALAARQARRSGDYASALGYLQTARALSADSDDLFAIDLQRAECELLLGHLATARASCETLLASPGGLVEKAHAASVLAEVHIRRSSYSPALDTTLSWLSVFGIHISRQPDDAECDDAWQEISSLIGTHPISTFMALPRMNHRETDVLMNLLGSASLYASFICPRLHFLLLCRILQLTLERGLTGASTVALAWFGVMIGERYGEYEQGFRYGTLAQDLVTRHGFHDYAAKTLVALGRSSVWIQPLSYTVQCAKNCFTAAVAHGDLTIACFASFREVTNSLVCGDPLDVVLSHIERGLAFIHETRFSDMDTILLLQRHFVEYLRTPQQVFSGKAVLPESLLPATPPPPMLFWFWLYRGMAHFFAGEYAQAESSLLEAGRFAWAAPGHVNLLDYHLYSALSLSMQLTPDTFSAAHRQRLNQHYNPIARWARLNPSTFSDKEALLYAEIVRLDGMNSIAIGQYEKAIKLSREAGFNPSNALAHELAGHFARTCGYPTIADAWFRGAIAAWGRVGAHGKVRQLEQTHPHLVAKAASTPYDTIAFAQNDEIRDLQSIIKASRALSEEINLERLIQILMTMLLERAGAQRGLLIRVLDDTIPLIEASAHTSNEGVRVQVLNETPLATDLPLSVLAAVIRTGQEIRTGRPEEYSPFSQDPYLVTSGAAVMCVPMFKQARLVGALYLENRLMPDVFTAGHSRVVNLLGAHAAVSLETARLYAELLEENIQRRRVEKELRASQTSLMLGEQISHTGTWRWELEQDLMHMSDEYARILGLPEKRKLISMAEFLTYVHPDDHAHISALVTRSVAQGLTMQAEFRIIRADGEVRYILGIGDPVAASGETVHEYFGTITDITAQRQNEDAVRVAQAELARVSRATTVGQLTSSIAHEINQPLMSIVSNAGASLRWLNRDPLPIENIRSGLEEIISEGQRAGEVIRSLQSLTRRQPPVFERLDLHALLHHILTLSRSELERRHIAVDYRLQAANSLFCGDSVQIQQVLLNLVMNAIEAMAEVDSRPRVLTLSTQNPQPGELLCAIADTGSGMDAEVQARLFESFYTTKAQGMGMGLTISYTIIERHQGKLTAQARTPFGSLFSFTLPASD
- a CDS encoding response regulator transcription factor, encoding MEPVVYVVDDDNAVRKSIVRLLASEGYRAIDFASAESFLSHPLVGVPACLILDLNMPVVNGFDVASALKDRGRELPIIFLTGFGTIPLTVQAMKAGAREFLTKPVEPERLLAAVVDALKGAEQEFEQQQANFALKQRHLSLTPREQEVFELAISGLLNKQIAAELGVSEITVKVHRRRVMDKMQARSLADLVHAAGSLQIAKSRSR
- a CDS encoding GNAT family N-acetyltransferase, with protein sequence MTIRLAVPEEAETLWHIRNAAIQQGCKAVYSPEVIEAWTPQAMPDNYRVVIEENPFYVAVTPENIPVASGYLDLRTGSVEAIFTLPQWSGRGLASAIIAALKQEARRRGFTRLTLASTPNACRFYQQQGFRVIQENRYHSKMARADLRCFDMECELIPGE
- a CDS encoding NUDIX domain-containing protein, with translation MSDIKTLASTEVYRNKWMRLREDRILRADGNEGIYSVVEKPDFVVIIAREDDALYIVEQYRYPIGKRTLELPQGSWECAPDEDPLRVAAGELQEETGLVAGRMRHVGYQKLAQGYSSQGYHIFLAEDLTQHQTSLDQEEVGLTARKITLREFEALIAEGAVSDATSVTAYLLAKLKGMLS